GCGGCCTCCGCCTCCAGCGCCGCCTGCGCCGCCGCGCTGTCCGGATACGCGCTGCCCAGGTGGTCGCGGCCGTAGAGCAGCTTGAGGTAGTCCATGCGAAGCCGCGCCAGCGTCCGGTTCGGGGCGCGCTCGCGCAGGGGCGGGGTGTCCTCGTTGTCAGGCGCCATGCGCAGCACCTGCGACGTGAGGCCCAGCTTCTCGCGCAGCCCTTCCGGCAGCGCCCGTGCCGCGCCCAGCACCACCACGCCGTCCGCCAGCTCCGGGAACAGCGCGGCCAGCCGCAGCGCCACCAGCCCGCCCAGGCCAATCCCCACCACCGCCCGGACGCGCGTGAGCCCCAGGGCCCGCAGCAGCGCGGACACGCCGCGCGCCATGTCCAGCACGGTGAGCGGCGGCAGGGCCGCGCCCCAGGGCCTCCCGCTGTGCGGATCCGGCGTCAGCGGCGACGTGGAACCGAACGGGCTGCCCAGAAGGTTGGGCACGATGACTGGCGTCACGTCCGGATCCAGCGCCTTGCCCGGACCGATCAGCTCCCGCCCCCAGCCCGAAGGTTGGTACGCACCGTTCACTTCCGTGCTCAACGCCTGGTGGGAATGGGACAGGTCGTGCAGCACCACCACCGCTTTGCCATCCGACGGTTTCCCGTAGGCCTGCCAAGCAATCTGGGGGCTTCCCAGCAGGTCCCCTTCCTCCAGCGGAAGGGGTACGGTGAACAGTTGGATTCCCTCGGCCTGGGGCACGATGATGCGGCTCATATCATTGCCTGCCCGAACGCACAGGAGCCTGTCGCTTGAAGCGCTACTTCGGAATCATCGTTGTCATCGCCCTGGTGATCGTCGCCGCCGTGGCGAGTCACCGCACCGCCTCCGCGCGGGCCACCGAGGCGGAGCGGGACGCGGACTATCGCCGCATCCAGTCCGTCTACATGGAGCGCGTGGGCTGGATGCGCTCCAACCCGGATGAGGCTTCCTACAAGGACGAGCTGAAGTCCTTCTTCAAGGGCTACTTCGACGACGTCGACGCGCACCTGGACCGCTTTGGGGGAAACAAGAAGTTCGACAGCTATCTGGCGGAGCTGGATCAGCGCGCGGAGTCGGGGGGCGAAAAGAAGGACAACCGCGCGGGAGACCGCAAGGCCTTCTACGAGTACGCGCGCAAGCAGTTCGACTCCCTGCGGGAGGGCCGCTACCGCCCGGTGTTGTCCGCCACGGACAAGGGCATGCGCCTGGACGTGGTGTCCAACGACGTGGTGATGGTGATGGGCAAGCCGCAGATCCGCCTGCAGCTGGTGCTCTGGGGCGCGCAGCGCGTGGAGAAGGACGAGGGCAAGGTGAAGAAGATGGTCACCAGCGCTTCGTTCGACACGGTGTGGAAGCTCACGGACGCGAAGGGCAAGCTGCTGGGCGAGATGCGCGGCGCCGACCCGTCGATGAAGATCGACTACCCCGAGCGCCTCATCGCCGGGTTCCCTCCGCAGATGGTGCTGGGCCACTACGACCTGGACCTGCTGCCCGCGGAGGTGGCGAAGCTGGAGATGACCATCAACGTCGCCTCGCACGCGGCGTCCGGTGGCAACGCCAACGCCACCTACGCGTGGAAGCTGGACGTGCCGTCGGAGTGGAAGCTGGGCGCCAACGAGACGTGGGAAGGCGCCACGCAGGAGGAGCGGCCGGAGGAGGACATCGACCCGGCCAAGGCCTCCGCCAAGAAGGGCGAGTAGCCCTTCGTTTCAGGTGAAGGGCGAGTCACGGACAGGCCGCACTTCGTCACTTCACGACGGCGAAGTGCGACCCCAGCCGGTACGCGGACAGCGTGCCGGCGTCGTCCAGGAAGTACAGGTTGAGGCGCACGTCGGCCTGGAGCGCGACGAGCCCCACCCCCGCGCGCACCTCCGCGAGCACCTGACCGCCGCGAGGATCCACCGCGCGCACCACCTCTCCCGCGATGAGCGTCACGTCGCGGGCGGTGCGCGCCGGCAGCGCGGTGATCAGCGGCTCGCCGGCCGCCCCCACCCGCCAGTCCACCTGCCCGGACAAGGCCACGCGAGCGGCCGCCCCGGACGCGCTCGTCACCACCACCGCGCGAGGCAGCGGCGCCAGCGCATAGGGCCCCGGGCCCAGGTGCAGCGCGCGCTCCCAGACCTTGCGTCCACGCGCGTCCAGGCACACCAGGAACCCGTCCTGGTCGCGCATCCCGGCCAGGAGCACCCGCTGGCCCACCGGCAGCGGCGTGGAGGGCAGGATGAGGTCCGGCTCGAACGTCCACTGCGTCTCGCCGGTGTGCGCGTCCGCCAGCAGCAGCGCGTGATGCGAGCCGCGCCCCAGGAGCGCCAGGAAGCGCCGGCCCCACGCCACCGGAGGCCCATGGAAGGGCAGGGGCGAGCGCAGCCGGTAGCGCACCTGACCGTCCTCCAGGTCCAGGCCGTACAGGTAGCCCGAGTCCGTGGACAGGAGCGCCCGGTGTCCCTGCGTGGCCATCCACCCGCGCTGCGTGCGCGGAGGGGCCAGGCGCCACACCTCTCGGCCCGTGGCCTCCGCGAAGGCCACCGCCGTGCGGTCCTCCGACAGCGTCAGCAGCAGCCCGTCCTGGCGCAGCAGCAGCGGCCCCAGAGGGATGCCGTCATGGTCGTGCAGCCACCGCGCGCCCGAGCCCCGGCCGGTGAAGCCGTACACGCGCGTGTCGTCCGCCGCCACCGCGTGGCCATCCGCGGACGCCGCCACGCCCAGCGACGCGGCCCGACGCCACAGCAGCGCGCCGTCCTTGCGTGAGAACGCGCCCGCCAGCCCCGGGGCGCAGTACACCGGCCCGTGCCGTCCCAGGAGCAGCCGCGCCTCTTCCGGCTCCTCCAGCCCGCGCTGCTCCCACAGCTTCTCGAAGCGCAGGCGCCGCAGCTTCCCGGGCACCTTCAGCGGACGGGACTCGCCGCGCGCCGGGGGACTCTTGCGCTCGCGGGCCTCGCCCTCGGCTTCGGGCGGCTTGTGCGCACCTCGCAGGTGGGACAGCCCCTCGCGGCAACGCTCCGCCACCTCCACGAGGTACGGGTTGGAGACCTGGACCCGGTGCGCCTCCGCGAACGCCAGTCCCAGCGCCTCCCCCAACTGGAAGAGGGCGGACAGCAGCGCCTCGGGCTCCAGCTCGAACCACGTGCCGGTGGGCCCCAGCTTCGCCCGCCGTCCGGGCAGGTCCAGCGTCAGGCGGGGACGCACGCCCGCGGGCTCGAACTCGAAGCGGGCCTCGCCCAGCTCCACGGCCCGCGCCAGCTCCACGGCCTGCCGGGACAGCTCCAGCACCGTGAGGAACGGCGGCCCCGGCGCACGCCACGCCTGCGGCCGTCCCGGCAGCGCCAGCCACACCTCACCCGCGCCCAGGAGCGGCGCCAGCGCCCCGGAGGGGCCCTTCGACGGCGCCTCGCGCGAGGCGGGGGAGATGTCCTTCAGCTCGAAGCCGAACCCCGGCACGGAGACGGGCTCAATCCGCAGCGGGGTGGGGGGAACGGGCTTTTCTTCCGCATGCGGGGCGGCCTTGCCCAGGCCCTGGAGCGCCTCGCCCAGCTTCCGGGCGGCCGTGGCGGACAGGGCCTTGGGCGCGAGCTTCGTCACGTCCTGGAGGAATCTCTGGCCGCTCTGGCGGGTGGCCTTCGTCAGCTCCTCGGCGTCCACCCGGATGGGCGGGCGCAGCAAATGGGCGGGGCGGGCAAGACTCGCCACCGAAAGTTCGATGTCCGGCCCGACGCGCCGCAACACCAACTCCAGGTGCGCCTCCGTCAGCGAAACCTGCGCCAGCCGCCGCCTCCCCGCGTGCAGGGCCGCGACCGCCTCCACCAGAGCGGGGACGACCTCCGTCAGGGGCTCCTCCACCGCCCCGGACAGCAGGTTCACGCCGTCGAGCTCCAGCGCGATGGAATCGAGCGGGGAAGCCGACGGTTCGCGCTTCCAATGGTGGCCGATGCGAAGACGGGTCATTGACGTTCGTTGACAAGCCAGTTTAGCGATGGCTAGCATCCGCCGCCCATACGGACCTACATTTTTGTAACCGTTCGGAATTCTTGGGGAATACTCGATGACATTTTACGAGGCCGCGCTCCGTGTACTGGAGAGCGAAGGTCGCCCCCTGCATTTCCTTGAGATCACGGAGAAGTCCATCCAGCTGAGCCTGCTGTCCCACATCGGTAAGACGCCGGAAGTGACGATGCTGTCGCGACTGGCCGCGATGGCGCGACGGACGCGGGATCGAAAGGTGATTGTCACCGCGAAGGATACCTTCGCGCTGACGGACTGGTCGCTCTCCGAGGACGTCGAGGCACTTGCACAGACGGGCGTGATGGAGCCGCATCCGGAGGAGGAGTTGCCTCCGTTGCGGCCGGTGGAGCGTCACCCGGAGCCCCGCACGGACAACGTCCGCGCGTCGGGTCGTGGCACGGAGCGCAAGCGCCGCCGTGACGAGGGTGAAGAGGAGCGGGGTGGACGCCGCAAGCGCTTCCCGCCACTGCCGGAGGTGGTGTTCGAGATCCTCAGCGAGGCGGAAGCCGGACTGCGCACGGATCAGCTCATCGAGCGCGCCAAGGCCAAGGAGCTGTGCGCCGAGGAGACCACGGTGGAGGCGGTGCTCACCGCCCTGCTGGAGGACAACCAGCGCCGCATCGACGCGGGCCGCCGGCCCCAGTACGCCTTCAACCAGGAGACCGGAGAGGTGTCCCTGGAGCGCGCGGGCGCGCCGAGCGAGGCGCCGCCCCTGGAGCTCCAGGCCGCCTTCGCGCAGGCCCTGGGCATTCCGCTGGAGGGGGGCCGCCCGGTGCTGGGCAAGCCCGCCGCCGCCGGGGAGCCCCTGGTGGACGAGGCCCTCATCACCACCGCGCGCACGGCCCTCAAGGACGCGCGCCGGGCGGTGGCTCGCGGGCTGCGCAAGCGCCTGGGCGACGCGGACGTGGGCACCTTCGAGAAGTCCGTGGTGAAGATGATGCACGGGCTGGGCTTCCGCGAGTTGAAGGTCGCCAAGCGCTCCAAGGAAGGCCCCCTGCTCACCGCGCGCAAGCGCGAGGGCAGCGTGGAGCTGCGCTACGCGGTCCGCATGCTCAAGGGCATGCCGGGCATCGATCGCAAGACGGTGCAGGAGCTGCGGCGCGACCTGGGCCACTACTCGGCGCAGGTGGGCCTGCTGGTGAGCGCGGGCGAGGTGCGCGGCGACGCGCGCTCGGAAGCGCAGGCCACTGGCTCGCTGGTGATGCTGTGGTGCGGGGACGCCCTGGGTGAGAAGTTCCTGGAGGCGAAGACGGCCGTCACCGTCACCCAGGTGGAGCTGTACGACATCGACGAGCGCTTCTTCGAGGCCGCGAAGCTGGACGCCGAGGAGGCCCAGCGCCGCCGCGAGGAGCGCAAGAGCGAGAAGCAGGCCCGCGAGGAGGGCGGTGGCGAGGCCGAGGTCGCCGCTACCACCGAAAAGCCGGAGCGCGCGGAGCGTCCCGAGCGGAGCGACCGTTCGGAGCGTTCCGAGCGCCGCCGCGACCGTCAGCGCGAACGGGCCGAGGCCCGCGACTCTGCCCAGACCGGTGCCGAGGGCTCCGAGGCCAAGGCCTCGCCGGTGGCCCCCGCGCCGCCGGCCGCCGCGGGGTTCACGCCCGCGTCGGAAGAGGACGAGTCCGAGGAGGGCGACGACGAGGGTGACGACGAGGACCTGGAGGCCGCCAGCGCCTTCGTGGGTGGAGGCAAGGAGGGCGCCGAGGCCGGTGCCGCCGAGGGCAGCGCCTCCGAGCGCAAGCGCCGCCGCCGTCGTCGCCGGGGCCGTCGCGGCCGTGGCACGCGCGGAGCGGAGGGCACGCCCGCGGGTGAAGCCGGCGCTCCCGCCGGTGAGGCCTCCAGCGCGGATCAGTCCGATGCCACCACGGTGGCGGTGGTCGCCGCCGGTGAGGGCACGGAGTCCTCGGGTGGCATCGCCGCGCCGTCTCCGGGTGGCAGCCTCACCGGTGAGACGGTCGCGCTCGCGGGCGAGGCACTGCCCGTGATGAGGGAGGTCAGCCCCGCGAACGAGGAGGCCGCCGCCCCGCCGCCCGTCGTGGGCAATGCCTGGCAGGCGGGCGAAGCGGTGCAGGCTGCTCCGGAGTCCGACGAAGCCGCGCGGGCCCGGGCCGAAGCCGCGAGTGATGCGTCCGATGCGGTGACCCCGGTCGCCGCGCAGGCGCTGCCTCCGGAAGAGGCTCCCGCCGAAGCGTCCTCGCAGCCCGCGGAAGTCCGCGAGGAGCACGAGGCGCCGGTGGCCCCTGGGACGGACGGCTCGTCCGAGGGCAACAAGGAAGGCTGATCCCCCGCACGGAATCGGGTGCGGTGGACGCGGGAGTGTTAGCCTGTGGGGGCCATGAAGCCGGCCCTGCTGCTAACCTCCTGCGTGCTGTTTTTCGGGGCCTGCCGCTCGCAGGCCCCGCGCTATCCGGTGGCGCCGGTGGAGCTCTCCGGGACCACCCTGCGGGACAACGCCCTCCTGGGTTTCGGCCCGGAAGGCGTGCGGGACCTGTTCGATGACGCGCTGGAGTCCTCTGGCCGCTTCGAGCTGGTGGCCGACGAGTCTCCCAAGAAGGCCCGCCCCTGGCGGCTGTCGCTGGACGTGCCCTTCACCCGCGAGGTGCTGAAGGACGGCAACCCGCACAGCTTCGCGGAGGTGGGCGTCAACCTGTCCCTGGAGCGCTTTGGCGGCAACACGCCCCAGCGCTACGAGGTCGTGGGCCTGGGCGAGGCGGCGGTGGAGGTGGACTCGACGGACGGGCGGCGGGCTGCGATGCGCAGCGCACTGGAGAACGTGCTGCGGCAGGTGACGGAGTCCGCGGTGCTTCAACTCTCCGCACTGGACCGCACGGACGAGGCGCTGGTGGCGGACCTCCAGGCCACCGATTCGCGCATCCGCGAGTTCGCCCTGCGGACGCTGGCCGAGCGCAAGCACCCGTCCGCCGCGCCGCTCCTGATTGAGCGCCTCAAGGACACCAGCGACGCGGAGCAGGTGCGCCGCACCATTGGCGCGCTGGCGGAGATGAAGGCGAAGAGCGCGGTGCCGGCGCTCATCGACCTGGCGCGCGGCCGCGACTCGGGCTTCCTGCAGGAAATCGTCTTCGCGGTGGGCGAGATTGGCGGCCCGGAGGCGGAGGCGTACCTGTACACGGTGGCCCAGGGCCACGACACGCCGTCGGTCCAGGCCGCCGCGCAGCAGGCGCTGGACACGCTCTACGCATCACGCAACCACGCAACAGCGGAGGCGCGTGGCCAGGGCCACGCGGACCCCTAGCGCATGATGAAGCAATCGCTGTCGATGGTGGGGGGCCTGACCCTCCTGGCCTCCACGCTCGTCGGTTCCGGCTGTGCGAAGCGCGTCGAGTCGGACACGCGCCCCTCGCCCGAGTCCATCGGCCAGTTCTACCCGCTGGCCGTGGGCAACGCATGGACGTACCGGATTGACGGGCGCGACGACAAACCCGTCACGGTGGAGATCGTCAAGGAGCAGGACGGCTACTTCGTGGACAACCAGGGCGGCCAGCTCACGGTGGACGCCTTCGGCCTGCGCGACCCCAAGCGCTACCTGTTGCGCGGCCCGCTGGAGGCCGGGCGCGGCTGGAACAACGTCGTGTCCGTGTCCTCCACGGAGCGCTACCAGCTGGTGCAGGTGGGCTTCGCCTGCAAGGTGCCCGCGGGTTCGTTCTCCAACTGCGTCAGCGTGGAGGGCCGCAACAAGGTGGATGGGCAGACGACGCTCGTGAACACGATGACCTTCGCCGCGGGCGTGGGCCTGGTCCGCGTGGACGTGGCCACGGAGCACGAGGGCAAGCGCGTGCCGCAGACGGAGCTGGAGCTCATCTCCTACAAGGCGGATGGCGCCAGCCCCGCGGCCACCCCCGCCGCGCCCGCCCCGAACTGAAGCGGCCCGCCTCCCGTGGAGATGACGAACGAACTCACGCAGGACGCGCGCATCCTCAACTTCCTCGCGGAAGGCGGGGAGGGCTTCATCTCCGGTGAGGCGCTGTCCAACCGGCTGGGCCTGTCGCGCACGGCGGTGTGGAAGCACGTGGAGGCCCTGCGGCTGAAGGGCTACCGCATCGAAGCAGTGCCCGCGAAGGGCTACCGGCTGGTGGGCCGGCCGGACCGGCTCTCCGCGCTGGAGCTCCACCCGCTGCTCGCCACGCGCGCGGTGGGTCGCGTGCTGCACCACCACGACACCATCGGCTCCACCAACGCGGCGGCCTTCCGGCTGGCCCAGGACGGCGCCGCCCACGGCACGGTGGTGGTGGCCGAGCAGCAGACGGCGGGGAAGGGGCGCCGGGGCCGCGCCTGGGTGTCGCCGCCGAACCTGAACCTGTACTTCTCCGCCATCCTGCGCCCGGAGCTGCCCCCGCAGCGCGCGCCGGAGCTCACGCTGGTGGCCGCCGTGGCCCTGGCGGAGACGCTGCGCGACGTGGGCGCGGACGCCGCGATCAAATGGCCAAACGACGTGCAGATCGCTGGCAAGAAGGTGGCCGGCATCCTCACGGAGCTGTCCGCCGAACCGGAGCGCGTGCACTTCGTCATCGTGGGCGTGGGGGTGAACCTCAACTCCGGTGAGGAGCACTTCCCCGACGAGCTGCGCGCCACGGCCACGTCGCTCGCCCTGTCGCTGGGGCGGCCCGCGGCCCGCGCGCCCTTCGCCGCGGCCCTGTGGAACCGGCTGGAGACCTGGCTGGACACGTACCTGGCCACCGGCTTCGACGCGGTGCGCACCCGCTGGAAGGCGCTCTCCAGCACCCTGGGTGTCCCGGTCCGGGTGCGGACGGACCGGGGGGACTGGGAGGGGTTCGCGGAGGACATCGACCCCACGGGCGCCCTGATGGTGCGCATGGCGGACGGCCGTGTGGAGCGCGTGCTGGCGGGGGACGTGGAGCAGCTGCGTCCCCAGCGCTAGAGTGCATCCCTGATGCTCCTGGCCATCGACGTCGGCAACACCAACACCGTGCTGGGCGTGTACGAGGGCCGGCGGCTCCTGGACCACTGGCGCCTGGAGACGAGCGCGCGCAGGAGCGCGGACGAGTACGGCATCCAGGTGCGCCAGCTCTTCGCGTGGAGCGGCGTCGACGCGAACCAGGTGAAGGCCGTGGCGGTGTCCAGTGTGGTGCCGCCGCTCCAGTTCATCCTGGAGAAGATGAGCGAGCGCTACTTCAAGACGCGCCCCATGTTCGTGGGCCCGGGCGTGAAGACGGGCATGCCCATCCTCTACGACAACCCGCGCGAGGTGGGCGCGGACCGCATCGTCAACGCCGTCGCCGCCTACGAGAAGCACCGCCGTGGCCTCATCGTGGTGGACTTCGGCACCGCGACGACGCTGGACGCGGTGACCCCCAAGGGCGAGTACCTGGGCGGCGCCATCTGCCCCGGCATCAACATCTCCATGGAGGCCCTGTTCCAGAACGCCTCCAAGCTCCCCCGCGTCGAGTTCGCCCGGCCGCCTCACGTGGTGGGCCGCAACACCGTGCACTCCATGCAGTCCGGCCTGGTCCACGGCTACGTGAGCATGGTGGACGGCATGTGCGCGCGGATGGAGGCGGAGATGGGCTTCTCCGCGAAAGTGGTGGCCACCGGGGGCCTGGCCCCGCTGGTGGCCAGTGAATCGAAGGCCATCCAGGAGGTGGATGAGTTCCTCACCCTGGAGGGGCTGCGCATCATCTACGGAAGGAATCACGCGACATGAGCACCGCCGACCCCAGCGTTCCGGCCCCGCCCCCGGGCTGCCCCTTCAACGCGGAGTTCCTGCCGCCCAACCTGCGCAAGCACGTGGACCCCAACGCCCCCGTGCCCCTGCGGATGATGGCGGCCAAGTCCCTGGTGCCGCTCAATCCGGCGGACATGCTGGGCGCCCTCTACATGCTCACGTTCGACCCGGACGCGGGCGTGCGCGAGACGGCCGCCAAGACGTCCTCCGGCCTGCCGGACCGCATCCTCGGATCCGCGCTGCGCGACGAGGGCGTGCAGCCGCCCGTGCTGGGCTACTTCCTGGGCCTGCTCAAGGACAAGGAAGCCTACGCGGAGATGCTCGTCCTCAACTCGGAGACGCCGGACGACGCCGTGGCCAGCGTGGCCGGCACGTGCAGCCCGAAGGTGGCGGAGATCATCTCCCAGAACCAGCTGCGCCTGCTGCGCAACGAGGGCATCATCCGCGGCCTGTGCGCCAACCCCGGCGTCCCGGTGTCCCTGGTGGACAGCATCTGCGACTTCGCGGTCCGCAGCGGCCTGGTGCTGGC
The sequence above is a segment of the Corallococcus exiguus genome. Coding sequences within it:
- a CDS encoding alpha/beta fold hydrolase, with translation MSRIIVPQAEGIQLFTVPLPLEEGDLLGSPQIAWQAYGKPSDGKAVVVLHDLSHSHQALSTEVNGAYQPSGWGRELIGPGKALDPDVTPVIVPNLLGSPFGSTSPLTPDPHSGRPWGAALPPLTVLDMARGVSALLRALGLTRVRAVVGIGLGGLVALRLAALFPELADGVVVLGAARALPEGLREKLGLTSQVLRMAPDNEDTPPLRERAPNRTLARLRMDYLKLLYGRDHLGSAYPDSAAAQAALEAEAASFADTFDPIAWSMLCSAYAGCDLTETFSKIHARVLLLAGATDALAPAGRVRDTYHQLTAAGVQARFVELQGPGDHGTLLSDAHRLKGPVQDFLRWLRG
- a CDS encoding outer membrane protein assembly factor BamB family protein, whose amino-acid sequence is MTRLRIGHHWKREPSASPLDSIALELDGVNLLSGAVEEPLTEVVPALVEAVAALHAGRRRLAQVSLTEAHLELVLRRVGPDIELSVASLARPAHLLRPPIRVDAEELTKATRQSGQRFLQDVTKLAPKALSATAARKLGEALQGLGKAAPHAEEKPVPPTPLRIEPVSVPGFGFELKDISPASREAPSKGPSGALAPLLGAGEVWLALPGRPQAWRAPGPPFLTVLELSRQAVELARAVELGEARFEFEPAGVRPRLTLDLPGRRAKLGPTGTWFELEPEALLSALFQLGEALGLAFAEAHRVQVSNPYLVEVAERCREGLSHLRGAHKPPEAEGEARERKSPPARGESRPLKVPGKLRRLRFEKLWEQRGLEEPEEARLLLGRHGPVYCAPGLAGAFSRKDGALLWRRAASLGVAASADGHAVAADDTRVYGFTGRGSGARWLHDHDGIPLGPLLLRQDGLLLTLSEDRTAVAFAEATGREVWRLAPPRTQRGWMATQGHRALLSTDSGYLYGLDLEDGQVRYRLRSPLPFHGPPVAWGRRFLALLGRGSHHALLLADAHTGETQWTFEPDLILPSTPLPVGQRVLLAGMRDQDGFLVCLDARGRKVWERALHLGPGPYALAPLPRAVVVTSASGAAARVALSGQVDWRVGAAGEPLITALPARTARDVTLIAGEVVRAVDPRGGQVLAEVRAGVGLVALQADVRLNLYFLDDAGTLSAYRLGSHFAVVK
- a CDS encoding HTH domain-containing protein, with translation MTFYEAALRVLESEGRPLHFLEITEKSIQLSLLSHIGKTPEVTMLSRLAAMARRTRDRKVIVTAKDTFALTDWSLSEDVEALAQTGVMEPHPEEELPPLRPVERHPEPRTDNVRASGRGTERKRRRDEGEEERGGRRKRFPPLPEVVFEILSEAEAGLRTDQLIERAKAKELCAEETTVEAVLTALLEDNQRRIDAGRRPQYAFNQETGEVSLERAGAPSEAPPLELQAAFAQALGIPLEGGRPVLGKPAAAGEPLVDEALITTARTALKDARRAVARGLRKRLGDADVGTFEKSVVKMMHGLGFRELKVAKRSKEGPLLTARKREGSVELRYAVRMLKGMPGIDRKTVQELRRDLGHYSAQVGLLVSAGEVRGDARSEAQATGSLVMLWCGDALGEKFLEAKTAVTVTQVELYDIDERFFEAAKLDAEEAQRRREERKSEKQAREEGGGEAEVAATTEKPERAERPERSDRSERSERRRDRQRERAEARDSAQTGAEGSEAKASPVAPAPPAAAGFTPASEEDESEEGDDEGDDEDLEAASAFVGGGKEGAEAGAAEGSASERKRRRRRRRGRRGRGTRGAEGTPAGEAGAPAGEASSADQSDATTVAVVAAGEGTESSGGIAAPSPGGSLTGETVALAGEALPVMREVSPANEEAAAPPPVVGNAWQAGEAVQAAPESDEAARARAEAASDASDAVTPVAAQALPPEEAPAEASSQPAEVREEHEAPVAPGTDGSSEGNKEG
- a CDS encoding HEAT repeat domain-containing protein — protein: MKPALLLTSCVLFFGACRSQAPRYPVAPVELSGTTLRDNALLGFGPEGVRDLFDDALESSGRFELVADESPKKARPWRLSLDVPFTREVLKDGNPHSFAEVGVNLSLERFGGNTPQRYEVVGLGEAAVEVDSTDGRRAAMRSALENVLRQVTESAVLQLSALDRTDEALVADLQATDSRIREFALRTLAERKHPSAAPLLIERLKDTSDAEQVRRTIGALAEMKAKSAVPALIDLARGRDSGFLQEIVFAVGEIGGPEAEAYLYTVAQGHDTPSVQAAAQQALDTLYASRNHATAEARGQGHADP
- a CDS encoding biotin--[acetyl-CoA-carboxylase] ligase yields the protein MTNELTQDARILNFLAEGGEGFISGEALSNRLGLSRTAVWKHVEALRLKGYRIEAVPAKGYRLVGRPDRLSALELHPLLATRAVGRVLHHHDTIGSTNAAAFRLAQDGAAHGTVVVAEQQTAGKGRRGRAWVSPPNLNLYFSAILRPELPPQRAPELTLVAAVALAETLRDVGADAAIKWPNDVQIAGKKVAGILTELSAEPERVHFVIVGVGVNLNSGEEHFPDELRATATSLALSLGRPAARAPFAAALWNRLETWLDTYLATGFDAVRTRWKALSSTLGVPVRVRTDRGDWEGFAEDIDPTGALMVRMADGRVERVLAGDVEQLRPQR
- a CDS encoding type III pantothenate kinase, which gives rise to MLLAIDVGNTNTVLGVYEGRRLLDHWRLETSARRSADEYGIQVRQLFAWSGVDANQVKAVAVSSVVPPLQFILEKMSERYFKTRPMFVGPGVKTGMPILYDNPREVGADRIVNAVAAYEKHRRGLIVVDFGTATTLDAVTPKGEYLGGAICPGINISMEALFQNASKLPRVEFARPPHVVGRNTVHSMQSGLVHGYVSMVDGMCARMEAEMGFSAKVVATGGLAPLVASESKAIQEVDEFLTLEGLRIIYGRNHAT